A genomic stretch from Erigeron canadensis isolate Cc75 chromosome 9, C_canadensis_v1, whole genome shotgun sequence includes:
- the LOC122581752 gene encoding phosphoribosylformylglycinamidine cyclo-ligase, chloroplastic-like, translating to MSTGTFGASLEISVKPLSCRQKSDTCFFNAASRCKFATTNTLLSFVSWKARNNGICCLATGVQDGLTYKDAGVDIDAGSELVRRIAKMAPGIGGFGGLFPLGDSYLVAGTDGVGTKLKLAFETGIHDTIGIDLVAMSVNDIITSGAKPLFFLDYYATSHLDVDLAEKVIKGIVDGCQQSDCALLGGETAEMPDFYANGEYDISGFAVGIVKKESVINGKNISVGDVLIGLPSSGVHSNGFSLVRRVLARSGLSLKDKLPGESITLGEALMAPTVIYVKQVLDIISKGGIKGIAHITGGGFTDNIPRVFPEGHGALIYNNSWPVTPVFKWIQKAGSIQDAEMKRTFNMGIGMVLVASKEAADRILNGGETAYRIGEVVSGEGVSYQ from the exons ATGAGCACTGGTACGTTTGGAGCAAGTCTAGAGATATCAGTTAAGCCTCTGTCTTGTCGTCAGAAATCGGATACTTGTTTCTTCAATGCTGCAAGTAGATGCAAGTTTGCTACAACAAATACATTGTTGTCATTCGTTTCATGGAAAGCAAGAAATAACGGGATATGTTGTTTGGCCACCGGTGTACAAGACGGCCTTACATATAAAGATGCTGGTGTTGACATAGACGCTGGGTCAGAGCTTGTACGGAGGATTGCGAAGATGGCACCTGGGATTGGCGGCTTTGGTGGGCTGTTTCCACTTG GGGATTCGTATCTTGTAGCTGGTACAGATGGTGTTGGAACTAAACTTAAGCTGGCATTTGAGACCGGGATTCATGATACCATCGGTATTGATCTG GTTGCAATGAGTGTCAATGACATTATCACTTCAGGAGCAAAGCCTCTATTTTTTCTTGATTACTATGCTACAAGCCACCTTGACGTTGATCTTGCTGAAAAG GTTATTAAAGGAATTGTTGATGGTTGCCAACAATCTGATTGTGCTCTTCTGGGTGGAGAG ACTGCAGAGATGCCAGATTTTTATGCCAATGGTGAATATGATATCAGTGGTTTTGCGGTTGGCATCGTAAAGAAAGAATCAGTTATTAACGGAAAGAACATCTCGGTGGGAGATGTGCTCATTGGCCTGCCATCCAGCGGAGTTCACTCAAATGGTTTTTCTCTTGTTCGAAG GGTGCTGGCTAGAAGTGGACTCTCATTAAAGGATAAACTCCCTGGTGAATCTATTACGTTAGGCGAAGCTTTGATGGCTCCAACTGTAATATATGTTAAACAG GTGCTGGATATAATCAGCAAGGGAGGCATAAAAGGAATTGCCCACATCACAGGTGGCGGTTTTACAGATAATATCCCGCGTGTTTTTCCTGAAGGACATGGTGCTCTCATTTACAATAACTCTTGGCCAGTCACTCCTGTTTTCAAATGGATTCAAAag GCTGGAAGCATTCAAGACGCTGAAATGAAGAGAACTTTTAATATGGGAATTGGGATGGTTCTGGTTGCTAGTAAAGAGGCTGCAGACAGGATACTTAATGGAGGGGAGACAGCATACCGTATTGGTGAAGTGGTAAGTGGTGAGGGTGTAAGTTATCAATGA